A single Pan paniscus chromosome 21, NHGRI_mPanPan1-v2.0_pri, whole genome shotgun sequence DNA region contains:
- the BFSP1 gene encoding filensin isoform X2 yields the protein MLERLNKEADEALLHNLRLQLEAQFLQDDISAAKDRHKKNLLEVQTYISILQQIIHTTPPASIVTSGMREEKLLTEREVATLRSQLEEGREVLSHLQAQRVELQAQTTTLEQAIKSAHECYDDEIQLYNEQIETLRKEIEETERVLEKSSYDCRQLAVAQQTLKNELDRYHRIIEIEGNRLTSAFIETPIPLFTQSHGVSLSTGSGGKDLTRALQDITAAKPRQKALPKNVPRRKEIIAKDKTNGALEDAPLKGLEDTKLVQVVLKEESESKFESESKEVSPLTQEGAPEDVPDGGQISKGFGKLYRKVKEKVRSPKEPETPTELYTKERHVLVTGDANYVDPRFYVSSITAKGGVAVSVAEDSVLYDGQVEPSPESPKPPLENGQMGLQEKEDGQPIDQQPIDKEIEPDGAELEGPEEKREGEERDEESRRPCAMVTPGAEEPSIPEPPKPAADEDGAEVLGTRSRSLPEKGPPKALAYKTVEVVESIEKISTESIQTYEETAVIVETMIGKTKSDKKKSGEKSS from the exons GAAGCTGATGAAGCCTTGCTGCATAACCTGCGCCTTCAGCTGGAAGCCCAATTTCTGCAAGATGATATCAGTGCGGCAAAGGACAGGCACAAGAAG AATCTTCTGGAAGTTCAGACCTATATCAGCATCCTGCAGCAGATCATCCACACCACTCCTCCAGCATCCATTGTGACGAGTGGGATGAGGGAG GAGAAGCTCCTGACGGAGCGGGAGGTGGCCACCCTGCGGAGTCAGCTGGAGGAGGGCCGGGAGGTGCTCTCCCACCTGCAGGCGCAGAGAGTGGAGCTGCAGGCACAG ACAACAACTCTGGAACAAGCTATTAAAAGTGCCCATGAGTGTTATGACGATGAGATTCAGCTTTATAACGAGCAGATTGAGACACTGCGCAAGGAGATTGAGGAGACAGAGCGGGTCCTGGAGAAGTCTTCTTACGACTGCCGGCAGCTGGCGGTCGCCCAGCAAACCCTGAAGAATGAGCTGGACCGGTATCATCGTATCATCGAGATTGAAGGCAACAG GCTGACCTCTGCCTTCATTGAAACTCCCATTCCCCTGTTCACCCAGAGCCATGGAGTCTCTCTCAGCACTGGATCCGGTGGGAAAG ATCTTACCAGAGCTCTGCAGGATATAACAGCAGCAAAACCAAGACAAAAAGCCCTCCCCAAGAATGTTCCAAGGAGAAAAGAGATTATAGCAAAAGACAAAACCAACGGAGCTCTGGAAGATGCACCATTAAAAGGTTTGGAAGACACAAAGCTGGTACAGGTGGTGCTTAAAGAGGAAAGTGAATCTAAGTTTGAATCAGAAAGTAAAGAAGTAAGTCCCCTGACACAAGAAGGGGCTCCAGAGGATGTGCCAGATGGAGGGCAGATAAGCAAAGGCTTTGGGAAACTATACAGGAAGGTCAAGGAGAAAGTGAGAAGCCCCAAAGAGCCTGAGACCCCCACTGAGCTCTACACCAAAGAGCGGCACGTGCTGGTCACAGGGGATGCCAATTACGTGGACCCTAGATTCTATGTCTCCTCCATCACAGCTAAAGGTGGGGTGGCTGTTTCTGTTGCGGAAGACTCTGTGCTTTATGACGGCCAGGTGGAGCCCTCTCCTGAGTCACCCAAGCCCCCTTTAGAGAATGGGCAGATGGGTCTGCAGGAGAAAGAAGATGGACAACCAATTGACCAGCAGCCTATAGACAAGGAGATTGAGCCAGATGGTGCAGAGCTGGAAGGCCCTGAAGAGAAACGTGAGGGTGAGGAGCGGGACGAAGAGTCCAGGAGACCCTGTGCCATGGTCACACCCGGTGCAGAGGAACCGTCTATACCTGAGCCTCCAAAGCCTGCGGCTGATGAGGATGGAGCTGAGGTGCTTGGGACTAGGAGCAGAAGCCTGCCAGAAAAAGGCCCTCCCAAGGCTTTGGCCTATAAGACAGTGGAAGTGGTGGAATCTATCGAGAAGATTTCCACGGAGAGCATTCAGACATATGAAGAAACCGCTGTGATCGTGGAGACCATGATTGGAAAGACAAAGTCAGACAAGAAGAAATCAGGAGAGAAGAGCTCTTAA